The Thiogranum longum genome includes a region encoding these proteins:
- a CDS encoding NnrS family protein has translation MLQIEESTPRGVAWLRLGFRPFFLAALAFGAISMLIWLGVFGGYRSLPLAGLSGMVWHGHEMIYGYSMAVIAGFLLTAVRNWTGVATLRGIPLLLLFLCWLLARLLLAVGDAAYLYYAAVFDLLFNTGFLVAIAVPVMRTRSWAQAPILLKAALMAGSNLLFYLGAGGALESGIVVGLFSGLYLVLALILMLSRRVLPFFIERGVGYAVQLSNRKWLDISSVVLFVAFWLADIFRPDSLPVSLLAIALLVLHAMRWVGWYTPGIWKKPLLWSLYLAYGAIIAGFALKAAVYFLDLSPYLALHAFAVGGVGLMTAGMMSRVALGHTGRDIMAPPAVLTPVFLLLVAALLARVALPMIDVSHYRLWVVVSQGLWIVAFSVLTLRYFPILTQPRIDGQDG, from the coding sequence TTGCTTCAAATAGAAGAAAGTACACCCCGTGGTGTGGCCTGGCTGCGGCTGGGGTTCCGGCCATTTTTTCTTGCCGCCCTGGCATTTGGCGCAATCTCCATGCTGATCTGGCTGGGCGTGTTCGGTGGCTACCGTTCACTGCCACTGGCAGGGCTTTCCGGCATGGTCTGGCATGGACACGAGATGATTTACGGTTACAGCATGGCGGTGATTGCCGGTTTCCTGCTGACTGCAGTGCGTAACTGGACGGGTGTTGCCACATTGCGAGGCATACCCTTGTTGTTATTATTTTTGTGTTGGCTATTGGCACGCCTGCTGTTAGCCGTGGGGGATGCGGCATATCTCTATTACGCGGCTGTCTTCGACCTGTTGTTCAATACAGGCTTTCTGGTTGCCATTGCCGTTCCTGTGATGCGTACACGCAGTTGGGCCCAGGCCCCCATCCTGCTGAAAGCCGCCCTGATGGCCGGTAGCAACCTTCTGTTCTACCTTGGAGCGGGAGGGGCGCTGGAATCAGGCATCGTTGTCGGACTGTTTTCCGGACTGTACCTGGTGCTGGCGCTGATTCTGATGCTCAGTCGCCGTGTGTTGCCGTTCTTTATCGAGCGTGGTGTGGGCTATGCCGTGCAACTGAGCAATCGCAAGTGGCTCGATATCAGCAGTGTGGTGTTGTTTGTGGCTTTCTGGCTGGCGGATATTTTTCGCCCCGACAGTCTCCCGGTCAGTCTGCTGGCCATCGCGCTGCTGGTATTACATGCCATGCGCTGGGTTGGCTGGTACACGCCCGGTATCTGGAAAAAGCCACTGCTGTGGTCACTGTATCTTGCCTATGGCGCGATCATCGCCGGCTTTGCGTTGAAAGCTGCCGTCTATTTCCTTGACCTGTCGCCCTACCTGGCGCTGCATGCTTTCGCGGTTGGCGGTGTCGGCCTGATGACTGCGGGAATGATGTCGCGCGTAGCGCTGGGGCATACCGGGCGGGATATTATGGCCCCGCCAGCTGTCCTCACCCCGGTATTCCTGTTACTGGTGGCGGCGCTACTGGCGCGCGTCGCACTACCAATGATCGATGTTTCGCATTACCGCCTGTGGGTCGTGGTGTCACAGGGTTTGTGGATTGTCGCATTCAGCGTACTAACCCTGCGCTACTTCCCGATACTGACCCAACCACGCATTGATGGACAGGACGGTTAG
- a CDS encoding DUF2288 domain-containing protein, which produces MSDETPCYSKTDLLQQTARISWQELERHFARGVVLQVDPALDLVEVATRFVNDDRETVEGWLTSGQVRHLPDDIARDWNARNPELWAAVVAPWIVVQEHETRRAGGIDTPAY; this is translated from the coding sequence ATGAGTGATGAGACACCGTGCTACAGCAAGACTGACCTGCTGCAGCAAACCGCACGTATAAGCTGGCAGGAACTCGAACGGCACTTTGCCCGTGGTGTGGTGCTGCAGGTCGACCCGGCGCTGGACCTGGTTGAGGTTGCGACCCGCTTCGTCAACGACGATCGGGAAACGGTGGAAGGCTGGCTGACATCCGGTCAGGTGCGACACCTGCCGGATGATATTGCACGGGACTGGAATGCCCGTAATCCCGAATTATGGGCGGCAGTCGTGGCGCCCTGGATTGTGGTACAGGAACATGAAACCCGCCGAGCCGGGGGCATTGATACGCCTGCTTATTAA
- a CDS encoding spermidine synthase: protein MSLVWQKQADGVDYQVRSAGRTLRLYTNGVFHSQYNPTRPVTGSVWDLLLAPAFFYQPGELQRILVLGVGGGAVIQNLRRFVHPQQIVGVELNPVHLSVAERYFGVQGDDVQLVEADAIEWVRQYQGPAFDMIIDDLFGEVDGEPQRAIYADGKWAGSLLALLSGDGVIVSNFASGIELEVSAYVSQASCRNRFVSGFNLTTSQNYNSVGAFLRRAASTRQLRERLAGVAELNPRRRNGLVYRIRTLFE from the coding sequence ATGAGTCTTGTATGGCAAAAACAGGCGGATGGTGTGGACTACCAGGTGCGCAGCGCCGGGCGCACCCTGCGCCTGTATACCAATGGTGTCTTCCACAGCCAGTACAACCCGACGCGCCCGGTTACCGGCAGCGTGTGGGACCTGCTGCTGGCGCCCGCGTTTTTTTACCAGCCCGGTGAACTGCAGCGTATCCTGGTGCTGGGTGTCGGTGGTGGTGCTGTAATCCAGAACCTGCGCCGTTTTGTACACCCACAACAGATAGTCGGGGTGGAGCTGAACCCGGTACACCTGTCAGTGGCAGAGCGTTACTTCGGTGTACAGGGTGACGACGTGCAGCTTGTCGAGGCCGATGCCATAGAATGGGTGCGCCAGTACCAGGGCCCCGCCTTCGACATGATCATCGATGACCTGTTTGGGGAAGTGGATGGTGAACCACAGCGAGCGATATATGCTGATGGTAAGTGGGCAGGTTCACTGCTGGCATTGTTGAGTGGTGACGGCGTCATCGTCAGTAATTTTGCCTCCGGCATCGAGCTGGAGGTTTCCGCCTATGTCTCACAGGCCTCCTGTCGTAACCGCTTTGTGTCGGGCTTCAACCTGACAACCTCGCAGAATTACAATAGCGTCGGCGCATTCTTGCGTCGTGCTGCAAGCACGCGCCAGCTGCGCGAGCGGTTGGCTGGGGTGGCAGAGCTGAACCCGCGCCGCCGCAACGGACTGGTCTACCGGATCAGAACACTGTTTGAGTAA
- the apbC gene encoding iron-sulfur cluster carrier protein ApbC, whose protein sequence is MAEVTQQQVESKLQEYIDPYLETDLVSARAVRNIMIEGDQVVVDIVLGFPTGSYKDELAAKLKEMIESLDGVTQARVNVNTAIQAHSVQKGVKTLSGIKNIIAIASGKGGVGKSTTATNLALALSADGASVGVLDADIYGPSQPRMLGISGQPDSKDGQTLEPMKSYNLQVMSIGFLVDEETPMIWRGPMVTQALQQLLNDTNWSGLDYLVIDLPPGTGDVQLTLAQQVPVSGAVIVTTPQDIALLDARKGLKMFEKVEVPVLGIIENMSIHICSECGHEEHIFGEGGGERMSEQHDVDFLGALPLDKSIREEVDNGRPSVVAEPEGRISQIYHDIARRTAAKLSQKAKNHAAKFPQIVIQNN, encoded by the coding sequence ATGGCTGAAGTCACCCAGCAGCAAGTCGAAAGCAAACTGCAGGAATATATCGATCCCTATCTGGAAACAGATCTGGTGTCCGCCAGGGCGGTTCGCAACATTATGATCGAAGGCGATCAGGTGGTTGTCGACATCGTCCTGGGATTCCCCACAGGGAGCTACAAGGATGAGCTGGCGGCGAAGCTGAAAGAAATGATCGAGTCACTGGACGGTGTGACCCAGGCGCGCGTCAACGTCAATACCGCGATCCAGGCCCATTCGGTTCAGAAGGGTGTGAAAACCCTCAGCGGCATCAAGAACATTATCGCGATAGCTTCCGGCAAGGGCGGTGTGGGCAAGTCCACCACCGCGACCAACCTGGCGCTGGCGCTGTCTGCCGATGGCGCTTCGGTCGGCGTACTGGACGCGGACATTTATGGCCCCAGTCAGCCACGCATGCTGGGCATCAGCGGTCAGCCGGATTCAAAGGACGGCCAGACGCTGGAACCCATGAAGAGCTACAACCTGCAGGTGATGTCCATCGGTTTCCTGGTTGACGAAGAGACACCGATGATCTGGCGTGGCCCCATGGTCACCCAGGCCTTGCAGCAGTTGCTCAATGACACCAACTGGAGCGGTCTCGATTACCTGGTTATCGATCTGCCGCCGGGCACCGGTGACGTGCAGCTGACGCTGGCCCAGCAAGTGCCGGTCAGTGGTGCGGTTATCGTCACCACGCCGCAGGATATCGCATTGCTCGATGCCCGCAAGGGTCTCAAGATGTTCGAAAAGGTCGAAGTGCCGGTTCTTGGCATTATCGAGAACATGAGTATCCACATCTGTAGCGAGTGCGGACACGAAGAACACATCTTCGGTGAAGGCGGTGGCGAGCGCATGTCCGAGCAGCACGATGTTGATTTCCTCGGCGCATTACCGCTCGACAAGAGTATCCGCGAAGAAGTCGATAACGGTCGTCCGTCAGTGGTTGCCGAACCGGAAGGTCGTATCTCACAGATCTACCACGATATTGCTCGTCGTACAGCCGCCAAGCTGTCGCAGAAGGCGAAGAACCACGCGGCCAAGTTCCCGCAGATCGTGATCCAGAACAACTGA
- the metG gene encoding methionine--tRNA ligase — MSTAPRRILVTSALPYANGSIHLGHLVEYIQTDIWVRFQKMCGHACYYVCADDAHGTPIMLRAQQEGITPEALIEKMNVEHQTDFAAFHIAFDNYYSTHSPENREFAEQIYLRLRDAGHIDKRTIKQYYDPEKEMFLPDRFIKGTCPKCGAEDQYGDNCEVCGATYDASELKNPRSVISGATPVEKESEHYFFKLSDFSDMLDDYLQTSTQPEVANKMKEWLEAGLNDWDISRDAPYFGFEIPDTRGQGASAPGKFFYVWLDAPMGYMASFKNLCDKQGLNFDDWWGKDSDAELYHFIGKDILRFHTLFWPAVLDGSGYRKPTRVFAHGFLTVNGQKMSKSRGTFINARTWLQHLDPEYLRYYYAAKLSGGVDDIDLNLEDFIARINSDLVGKYVNIASRTANFIVKQFGGELLTLDKAIADDSERDTYLADVLGVADNVAEHYEAREYGQAIREIMKLADHINQYFDSNEPWKLAKDPEQRDNLHRISSRILHGFHTLSILLTPILPTLTERVAKALFGKTQAFTWNDLDPAAFPATLNTFKHLAKRVEPAAIEAMLEASKEDLKVTENKPASGPLADEPVAETIDFDTFAKLDLRIARIVKAEAVEKADKLLQLTLDIGGETRNVFAGIKSAYAPEDLEGRLTVMVANLAPRKMRFGVSEGMVLAAGPGGKDLFILSPDEGAEPGMRVK, encoded by the coding sequence ATGTCTACCGCGCCCCGCAGAATCCTGGTCACCAGCGCCCTCCCCTATGCCAATGGCTCTATCCACCTCGGTCATCTGGTGGAATATATCCAGACAGATATCTGGGTGCGCTTCCAGAAAATGTGTGGTCACGCGTGCTATTACGTGTGTGCAGACGATGCCCACGGCACACCCATCATGCTGCGCGCGCAGCAGGAAGGCATAACGCCGGAAGCACTGATCGAAAAAATGAACGTCGAGCACCAGACGGATTTTGCGGCGTTTCATATCGCGTTCGATAACTACTACAGCACCCATTCGCCCGAGAACCGTGAATTCGCCGAGCAGATCTACCTGCGCCTGCGCGATGCCGGCCATATCGACAAACGCACTATCAAACAGTACTACGACCCGGAAAAGGAAATGTTCCTGCCGGATCGCTTTATCAAGGGCACCTGTCCGAAGTGCGGCGCCGAAGACCAGTACGGCGACAACTGCGAAGTGTGCGGTGCGACCTACGACGCCAGTGAACTGAAAAACCCGCGTTCGGTGATCAGTGGCGCCACCCCGGTGGAAAAAGAATCCGAGCATTACTTTTTCAAACTCTCGGACTTCAGCGACATGCTGGACGACTACCTGCAGACCTCTACCCAGCCGGAAGTCGCCAACAAGATGAAAGAGTGGCTGGAAGCCGGACTGAATGACTGGGACATCTCGCGTGATGCGCCCTACTTCGGGTTCGAGATTCCCGACACCCGCGGGCAGGGCGCAAGCGCACCCGGCAAGTTCTTCTACGTGTGGCTGGATGCGCCCATGGGTTACATGGCGAGTTTCAAAAACCTGTGCGACAAACAGGGCCTGAACTTCGACGACTGGTGGGGCAAAGACTCGGATGCCGAGTTGTACCATTTCATTGGCAAGGACATCCTGCGCTTTCACACCCTGTTCTGGCCCGCCGTACTGGACGGTTCCGGTTATCGCAAGCCGACGCGCGTGTTCGCGCACGGCTTCCTGACCGTTAACGGACAGAAAATGTCCAAGTCGCGTGGCACATTTATCAATGCGCGCACCTGGCTGCAGCACCTCGACCCGGAATACCTGCGTTACTACTATGCAGCGAAATTATCCGGCGGGGTGGATGATATCGATCTCAACCTCGAGGACTTCATCGCACGCATCAACAGCGACCTGGTCGGCAAGTACGTCAACATCGCCAGCCGTACCGCGAACTTTATTGTCAAGCAGTTCGGTGGTGAACTGCTGACCCTCGACAAGGCCATTGCCGACGACAGCGAACGCGACACTTACCTGGCCGATGTGCTGGGCGTGGCAGACAACGTGGCGGAACACTACGAAGCCCGTGAGTACGGCCAGGCCATACGCGAGATCATGAAACTCGCCGACCACATCAACCAGTACTTCGATAGCAACGAGCCGTGGAAGCTGGCCAAAGACCCTGAACAGAGGGATAACCTGCACCGCATCAGTTCGCGCATCCTGCACGGCTTCCACACGCTGTCGATACTACTTACGCCGATCCTTCCCACGCTGACCGAACGTGTTGCAAAAGCATTGTTTGGCAAGACACAAGCGTTTACCTGGAATGATCTCGACCCGGCCGCATTCCCGGCGACACTGAACACATTCAAACACCTGGCAAAACGCGTTGAACCTGCCGCTATCGAAGCCATGCTGGAAGCCTCAAAAGAGGATTTAAAAGTGACCGAAAACAAACCCGCCAGCGGCCCCCTGGCCGATGAACCTGTTGCCGAAACCATCGACTTCGACACCTTCGCCAAACTGGACTTGCGTATTGCCCGCATCGTCAAGGCAGAAGCCGTGGAGAAAGCCGACAAACTGCTGCAACTGACACTGGATATCGGTGGCGAAACCCGCAATGTGTTTGCCGGCATCAAGAGTGCCTATGCACCGGAAGACCTCGAAGGCCGCCTGACGGTAATGGTGGCCAACCTGGCACCACGCAAGATGCGCTTCGGGGTATCCGAAGGCATGGTGCTGGCGGCAGGGCCGGGCGGCAAGGATCTGTTTATCCTGTCACCGGATGAAGGGGCTGAACCGGGCATGCGGGTCAAGTAG
- the rsxA gene encoding electron transport complex subunit RsxA: protein MTEIALILVSTVLVNNFVLVKFLGLCPFLGVSRKLETATGMALATTFVLTLSSVCAYLANEYLLAPLGLEYLRTITFILVIAVVVQFTEMVVHKTSPVLYQVLGIFLPLITTNCAVLGVALLNVQQDFGFVESAFYGFGAAVGFSMVMILFASIRERIAVADVPEPFQGSAIALVTAGLMSLAFMGFSGLIKG from the coding sequence ATGACCGAAATCGCCCTCATCCTCGTCAGCACCGTGCTGGTCAACAACTTCGTGCTGGTGAAGTTCCTCGGCCTGTGCCCGTTCCTCGGGGTGTCGCGAAAACTGGAAACCGCCACCGGCATGGCACTCGCCACAACCTTTGTACTCACACTGTCGTCCGTGTGCGCCTACCTTGCCAATGAATACCTGCTGGCGCCGCTGGGGCTGGAATACCTGCGCACGATTACCTTTATCCTCGTTATTGCAGTGGTCGTACAGTTCACCGAGATGGTGGTGCATAAAACCAGCCCGGTGCTTTACCAGGTGCTCGGTATCTTTCTGCCGCTGATTACAACCAATTGTGCTGTTCTCGGTGTTGCACTGCTCAATGTTCAGCAGGATTTTGGTTTTGTCGAATCGGCTTTCTACGGGTTTGGCGCGGCAGTGGGCTTCTCGATGGTGATGATCCTGTTTGCCTCGATACGTGAACGAATTGCGGTAGCCGATGTACCGGAGCCCTTCCAGGGTTCGGCCATTGCCCTGGTGACGGCAGGACTGATGTCGCTGGCGTTCATGGGGTTCTCCGGCCTGATCAAGGGTTGA
- the rsxB gene encoding electron transport complex subunit RsxB, whose protein sequence is MLTAMIAIGVLAALFGLLLGYSAIRFKVESDPIVDQIDALLPQTQCGQCTYPGCRPYAEAIAAGEADINQCPPGGEATIQALADLLGVDPKPLNEEHGEHTEKRVAVIDEQTCIGCTLCIQACPVDAILGAAKQMHTVIADECTGCELCLPPCPVDCIEMVPVKKDISQWKWPYPEPDQPEIASTG, encoded by the coding sequence ATGTTGACCGCAATGATTGCCATTGGCGTGCTGGCAGCCCTGTTCGGGCTACTACTCGGCTACTCGGCGATTCGCTTCAAGGTCGAGTCGGACCCCATTGTTGACCAGATCGACGCGCTGTTGCCCCAGACCCAGTGCGGCCAATGCACTTATCCTGGCTGCCGACCCTATGCGGAAGCCATCGCGGCGGGTGAGGCCGATATCAACCAGTGTCCACCCGGTGGCGAAGCGACAATCCAGGCACTTGCCGATTTACTCGGCGTCGACCCAAAGCCGCTTAATGAAGAGCACGGCGAGCATACGGAAAAGAGGGTTGCCGTCATCGACGAACAAACCTGTATCGGTTGCACACTGTGTATTCAGGCCTGTCCGGTAGATGCCATTCTCGGTGCAGCCAAGCAGATGCACACGGTTATTGCCGATGAATGCACTGGTTGTGAGTTGTGCCTGCCACCCTGTCCCGTTGACTGCATCGAAATGGTACCGGTGAAAAAGGATATCAGTCAGTGGAAATGGCCCTACCCGGAACCGGACCAGCCGGAAATTGCCAGCACGGGATAG
- the rsxC gene encoding electron transport complex subunit RsxC, whose translation MATLLEKPATFHGGLHLSAEKAQSLTGPLKPALIPRRLYVPLSQNIGEPAEAVVKTGNRVLRGQLIARSLGYISAPVHAPTSGVISDIGDYPVPHPSGLSATCIVIDSDGEDRVADSGLKMENVFQSDPADIRQRVRDAGIVGLGGAGFPTAVKLNPGPDHVVDLLVINGAECEPYISCDEALMCCRPNDIIEGIRIMRHALHAKQVVIGIEDNMPNAIDCLQKELTRLDEKEIRITPVPARYPAGGEKQLIYALTGEEVPSQGLPIDIGVVCHNVGTAAAIARAINNGEPLISRIVTVTGAGIHQPCNLDVRIGTPIASLVEQCGGYTDDAARLLLGGPMMGFALRNDSVPVIKTSNCILAANTKELPDPPPASPCIRCAQCTDVCPASLLPQQLYWYAFARDMEKIQDYNLFDCIECGCCAQVCPSHIPLVQYYRFAKTEIWDMEREREKSDLARRRHEARLERLEREKRALEERRARARKSLDKKPKVGNADAKKSEIAAALARVKAKKTESSDVAPRNTDNLTPEQRVKIDEVEQRRSSSKPDGA comes from the coding sequence ATGGCCACGCTGCTCGAAAAACCTGCGACCTTCCACGGAGGTCTGCATCTGTCCGCGGAAAAAGCGCAGTCACTCACCGGACCGCTGAAACCCGCTCTCATACCCCGCCGCCTGTACGTCCCCCTCAGCCAGAACATTGGCGAACCGGCGGAAGCGGTTGTTAAAACCGGTAACCGGGTTTTGCGCGGTCAATTGATTGCCCGCTCTCTGGGCTATATCTCTGCGCCGGTTCATGCCCCGACCTCCGGAGTCATCAGCGACATTGGTGACTACCCGGTACCTCATCCATCAGGACTGTCTGCAACCTGTATTGTAATCGACAGTGATGGTGAGGATCGCGTCGCGGACAGTGGTTTGAAAATGGAAAATGTCTTTCAGTCTGACCCCGCTGATATTCGTCAACGGGTTCGCGACGCCGGCATCGTCGGGCTGGGTGGCGCCGGTTTCCCGACAGCCGTGAAACTCAACCCCGGGCCAGACCACGTTGTCGATTTACTGGTCATCAATGGCGCCGAATGCGAACCCTACATCAGTTGTGACGAAGCGCTGATGTGCTGTCGGCCAAATGACATTATCGAAGGCATTCGTATCATGCGGCATGCGCTGCACGCAAAACAGGTGGTAATCGGCATTGAAGACAACATGCCCAATGCCATCGACTGCCTGCAAAAAGAACTGACGCGACTCGATGAAAAGGAAATCCGTATTACCCCGGTGCCGGCCCGCTACCCGGCTGGCGGCGAAAAACAACTGATCTATGCACTGACCGGCGAGGAAGTTCCAAGCCAGGGTTTGCCGATTGATATCGGCGTGGTCTGCCATAACGTTGGCACAGCGGCTGCGATTGCGCGCGCAATAAACAACGGCGAGCCGCTGATATCCCGCATTGTCACCGTTACAGGCGCAGGGATCCATCAACCCTGTAACCTCGATGTGCGTATCGGCACACCAATTGCCTCACTGGTCGAACAATGCGGCGGCTACACTGATGATGCCGCACGCCTGTTACTCGGCGGACCAATGATGGGCTTTGCCCTGCGCAATGACTCGGTTCCCGTCATCAAGACCAGCAATTGTATTCTTGCCGCCAACACAAAAGAATTACCGGATCCACCGCCGGCCAGTCCGTGTATCCGTTGCGCTCAGTGCACCGACGTCTGCCCGGCCAGCCTGTTGCCACAGCAGTTGTACTGGTACGCCTTTGCGCGTGACATGGAAAAAATCCAGGACTATAACCTGTTCGACTGTATCGAGTGCGGGTGTTGCGCCCAGGTTTGCCCCAGCCACATTCCGCTGGTGCAGTACTACCGTTTTGCAAAAACCGAAATCTGGGACATGGAACGCGAGCGTGAAAAGTCTGACCTGGCCCGCCGGCGTCACGAAGCACGTCTGGAACGACTGGAACGTGAAAAGAGAGCCCTGGAAGAACGCCGCGCCCGCGCCCGCAAGTCGCTGGACAAAAAACCCAAAGTCGGCAACGCCGATGCCAAGAAATCCGAAATTGCAGCTGCACTGGCGCGCGTGAAAGCAAAGAAAACCGAGAGCAGCGATGTTGCGCCGCGTAACACCGATAACCTCACACCCGAACAACGGGTGAAGATCGACGAAGTCGAGCAACGCCGCAGCAGCAGCAAGCCCGACGGAGCCTGA
- the rsxD gene encoding electron transport complex subunit RsxD: protein MEFPTRSSPYLPVSNDVSRLMVRVMLALIPGALVLSWFFGWGIIFNLLITTSTALLAEAAVLQLRGKPVRPALLDGSAALTGLLLGLSLPPLAPWWIPVIGALFAIVVAKQLYGGLGYNPFNPAMIGFVVLIISFPLQMTLWSPPTGIGQEGPGFTETLQLVFSGKPPDGETLDSITMATPLDESKTQSGLNLTWDEILSDPRFGHYGGYGWEWVNLAFLLGGLWLWKQRAIQWHIPAGMLGGLFVISLMFYFADADSYGSPLFHLFSGATMIGAFFIATDPVSAATTPRGRLYYGAGIGILVYIIRTWGGYPDGIAFAVLLMNMAAPTIDYYTKPRVFGQREEQDD from the coding sequence ATGGAATTCCCGACTCGCAGCTCGCCTTACCTTCCCGTATCCAATGACGTGTCACGGCTCATGGTCAGGGTCATGCTGGCACTGATCCCGGGCGCACTGGTGCTGTCCTGGTTTTTTGGCTGGGGTATTATTTTTAATTTACTGATTACAACTTCAACGGCCTTACTGGCCGAAGCCGCCGTATTGCAGTTACGCGGCAAGCCGGTACGACCTGCCCTGCTGGATGGCAGCGCGGCCCTGACCGGACTGTTGCTGGGATTGTCGCTGCCGCCACTGGCGCCCTGGTGGATACCTGTGATTGGTGCACTGTTTGCCATTGTGGTCGCCAAACAATTGTACGGCGGGCTCGGTTACAATCCGTTCAACCCGGCAATGATCGGATTTGTCGTTCTGATTATTTCCTTTCCCTTGCAAATGACCCTCTGGTCACCACCAACCGGTATCGGCCAGGAAGGACCTGGATTCACCGAGACGCTACAGTTGGTCTTTTCCGGAAAGCCACCGGATGGTGAAACGCTTGACAGTATCACCATGGCCACGCCACTGGATGAATCAAAAACACAGAGCGGCCTGAACCTGACCTGGGATGAAATTCTCAGCGACCCCCGTTTTGGCCATTACGGTGGCTACGGCTGGGAATGGGTTAACCTGGCTTTCCTGCTGGGCGGCCTGTGGCTCTGGAAACAACGCGCTATCCAGTGGCATATACCGGCCGGGATGCTGGGTGGCCTGTTCGTAATTTCGCTGATGTTCTATTTTGCCGATGCCGACAGCTATGGTTCGCCCCTGTTTCACCTGTTCAGCGGTGCCACCATGATCGGTGCCTTTTTTATTGCGACCGACCCGGTGTCAGCCGCCACCACACCGCGCGGGCGCCTCTACTACGGCGCCGGCATCGGCATACTGGTATATATCATACGTACCTGGGGTGGTTACCCGGACGGTATTGCCTTTGCCGTACTGCTGATGAACATGGCAGCACCTACCATCGATTACTATACAAAGCCGCGCGTATTCGGTCAGCGCGAGGAACAGGACGACTGA
- the rsxG gene encoding electron transport complex subunit RsxG — protein MSYRPVLVSSLFLFLFAVVGSGLVAYTHENTVELIHDNERRALLKSLNELIPTDRYDNDIFHDILYVRHKDLLGTAKPVPVYRARKNGWPVAAVLAPVAPDGYNGNIRLLVAIKLDGTLAGVRVVQHRETPGLGDGIETSNSDWILGFNGKSLENPGKEGWKVKRDGGQFDQFTGATITPRAVVKAVRNALLYYQIHGHELFEEHPGDTTGK, from the coding sequence ATGAGTTATCGACCGGTCCTGGTATCGTCACTGTTCCTGTTTCTGTTTGCCGTGGTCGGCAGTGGACTGGTGGCATACACTCACGAGAATACTGTCGAACTTATACATGACAATGAGCGCCGTGCACTGCTGAAAAGTCTGAATGAACTGATCCCGACTGATCGCTACGACAACGATATTTTCCACGACATTCTCTATGTACGTCACAAGGATTTGCTGGGTACCGCCAAGCCGGTGCCCGTCTATCGCGCACGCAAAAACGGCTGGCCGGTTGCTGCCGTACTGGCACCTGTTGCACCGGACGGATACAACGGCAATATCCGCCTGCTGGTCGCCATCAAGCTGGATGGCACACTGGCCGGTGTGCGCGTGGTGCAGCATCGCGAAACTCCGGGCCTGGGTGACGGCATCGAGACCTCGAACTCGGACTGGATACTGGGGTTTAACGGAAAATCACTCGAAAACCCTGGCAAGGAGGGCTGGAAAGTAAAGCGCGATGGTGGTCAATTCGACCAGTTTACCGGCGCCACCATAACCCCTCGCGCTGTCGTGAAAGCGGTGCGCAATGCTCTGTTATACTACCAGATACACGGACACGAGCTGTTTGAAGAACACCCCGGGGACACAACTGGAAAATGA
- a CDS encoding electron transport complex subunit E produces MTDKRTIIRDGLWDNNVGLVQLLGLCPLLAVTGTFINGLGLGLATLVTLVASNVTVSAIRSLVRPEVRIPVFVLIIASIVTVIELLMSAFMYDLYKVLGIFIPLIVTNCSIIGRAEAFASKHTVSQSFLDGFSMGFGFMLVLVTLGSLREIIGHGTLFSHAHRMFGDLLPDITIVFSEHYDGFLLAVLPPGAFIGLGLLIALKNIIDKRAQTRSATITVTTPVAQASH; encoded by the coding sequence ATGACTGACAAGCGCACCATTATTCGTGACGGTTTGTGGGACAACAACGTTGGCCTGGTACAACTCCTTGGCCTGTGCCCGTTGCTTGCTGTAACCGGCACCTTTATCAATGGTCTTGGACTGGGGCTGGCGACACTGGTAACCCTTGTGGCATCCAATGTCACGGTATCGGCCATACGCTCACTGGTACGTCCCGAGGTGCGTATCCCCGTCTTTGTACTGATCATCGCTTCTATCGTTACCGTTATCGAACTGCTGATGAGTGCCTTCATGTATGACTTGTACAAGGTATTGGGGATTTTCATTCCGCTGATTGTCACCAACTGTTCCATTATCGGGCGCGCCGAGGCATTTGCATCCAAGCACACTGTCAGCCAGTCTTTTCTCGACGGCTTTAGCATGGGCTTTGGCTTCATGCTGGTACTGGTCACGCTTGGCTCGCTGCGCGAGATAATCGGCCACGGCACACTGTTTTCGCATGCACACCGGATGTTCGGGGACCTGCTGCCCGATATCACTATCGTGTTTTCTGAACACTATGACGGGTTCCTGCTCGCTGTACTGCCACCGGGCGCCTTCATCGGGCTCGGTCTGCTGATTGCCCTGAAAAACATTATCGACAAACGTGCACAAACACGTTCTGCAACGATCACTGTTACCACCCCGGTCGCACAAGCCAGTCACTGA